A single region of the Vibrio cyclitrophicus genome encodes:
- the aceE gene encoding pyruvate dehydrogenase (acetyl-transferring), homodimeric type encodes MSDMKHDVDALETQDWLEALESVVREEGVERAQFLLEQVLDKARLDGVDMATGINTNYINTIPAAQEPAYPGDVTLERRIRSIIRWNAIMIVLRASKKDLDLGGHMASYQSAAAFYEVCFNHFFRAPNETDGGDLVYYQGHISPGIYSRAFVEGRLTEEQLDNFRQEVDGKGIPSYPHPKLMPEFWQFPTVSMGLGPISAIYQARFLKYLDGRGLKETSAQRVYAFLGDGEMDEPESRGAISFAAREKLDNLCFLINCNLQRLDGPVMGNGSIIQELEGLFKGAGWNVVKVIWGSNWDSLLAKDTTGKLLQLMNETIDGDYQTFKSKDGAYVREHFFGKYPETAALVADMTDDEIFALKRGGHDSSKLFAAFNNAKETNGKPTVILAKTVKGYGMGDAAEGKNIAHGVKKMDMTHVQHLRDRLGLEDILSDEKIAELPYLKLEEGSAEYEYMHARRNALHGYTPQRLPKFTQEFKVPELDAFAPLLGEQKRDISTTMAYVRTLNILLKDKNIGKNIVPIICDEARTFGMEGLFRQIGIYNPHGQDYTPEDKGIVSYYKEATSGQVLQEGINELGSMASWVAAATSYSTNDLPMIPFYIYYSMFGFQRIGDMAWLAGDQQARGFLLGATAGRTTLNGEGLQHEDGHSHIMANTVPNCISYDPTFAYELAVIMQDGIRRMYGENQENVYYYLTVMNENYAMPAMPEGAEEGIRKGIYKLESYSGTKSKVQLMSSGTIMNEARKAAKILSEEYGVASDVFSVTSFNELTRDGQAVERDNMLHPEAEDKVPYITTVLGNEPAIAVTDYMKNYAEQVRAFMPSESYKVLGTDGFGRSDSRENLRRHFEVNAGYVVVAALTELAKRGDVEKSVVAEAIAKFGIDADKINPQYA; translated from the coding sequence ATGTCTGACATGAAGCATGACGTTGATGCTCTGGAAACTCAAGATTGGTTAGAAGCTCTTGAGTCAGTAGTACGTGAAGAAGGTGTAGAACGTGCACAGTTTTTACTAGAACAAGTTCTAGATAAAGCGCGTTTAGATGGTGTTGATATGGCTACAGGCATCAACACGAACTACATCAACACAATTCCAGCAGCACAAGAGCCAGCTTACCCTGGTGACGTAACTCTTGAGCGTCGTATTCGTTCGATTATTCGCTGGAACGCAATCATGATCGTATTGCGTGCTTCTAAGAAAGACCTAGACCTTGGTGGTCACATGGCTTCTTACCAGTCAGCAGCAGCGTTCTACGAAGTATGTTTCAACCACTTCTTCCGTGCTCCAAATGAGACGGACGGTGGCGATCTAGTTTATTACCAAGGTCACATCTCTCCAGGTATCTACTCTCGTGCATTCGTTGAAGGTCGTCTAACTGAAGAACAGCTAGATAACTTCCGTCAAGAAGTTGATGGTAAAGGTATCCCTTCTTACCCGCACCCGAAACTGATGCCTGAGTTCTGGCAGTTCCCGACAGTATCTATGGGTCTTGGTCCTATCTCTGCGATCTACCAAGCGCGCTTCCTTAAGTACCTTGACGGCCGTGGCCTGAAAGAAACTTCAGCGCAACGCGTATACGCGTTCCTAGGTGACGGTGAGATGGATGAGCCAGAATCACGTGGTGCTATCTCTTTCGCTGCGCGTGAGAAGCTAGACAACCTATGTTTCCTAATCAACTGTAACCTACAGCGTCTAGACGGCCCTGTAATGGGTAACGGTAGCATCATTCAAGAACTTGAAGGCCTATTCAAAGGCGCAGGTTGGAACGTTGTTAAAGTTATCTGGGGTAGCAACTGGGATTCACTACTGGCTAAAGACACGACTGGTAAGCTTCTTCAACTAATGAATGAAACTATCGACGGTGACTACCAGACATTCAAATCTAAAGATGGCGCATACGTACGTGAGCACTTCTTTGGTAAGTACCCAGAAACAGCTGCACTAGTTGCAGACATGACTGACGACGAAATCTTCGCTCTTAAGCGTGGTGGTCACGATTCTTCTAAACTGTTTGCTGCATTCAACAATGCAAAAGAGACAAACGGTAAGCCAACTGTAATCCTAGCTAAAACTGTAAAAGGTTACGGCATGGGTGATGCAGCTGAAGGTAAGAACATTGCACACGGTGTTAAGAAAATGGACATGACTCATGTTCAACACCTACGTGATCGCCTAGGCCTAGAAGACATCCTTTCAGACGAGAAAATCGCTGAACTTCCATACCTAAAACTGGAAGAAGGTTCTGCTGAATACGAATACATGCACGCTCGCCGTAACGCTCTACACGGTTACACACCTCAGCGTCTGCCAAAATTCACTCAAGAGTTCAAAGTTCCTGAGCTAGACGCGTTCGCACCTCTACTGGGTGAACAGAAGCGTGATATCTCTACAACTATGGCTTATGTACGTACGCTAAACATTCTTCTTAAAGATAAGAACATTGGTAAGAACATTGTTCCTATCATCTGTGATGAAGCTCGTACATTTGGTATGGAAGGTCTATTCCGTCAGATTGGTATCTACAACCCACACGGTCAAGACTACACGCCTGAAGATAAAGGCATCGTTTCTTACTACAAAGAAGCGACTTCTGGTCAAGTTCTTCAAGAAGGTATCAACGAACTAGGTTCTATGGCTTCATGGGTTGCAGCTGCAACGTCATACAGCACAAACGATCTACCGATGATCCCGTTCTACATCTACTACTCAATGTTCGGTTTCCAACGTATTGGTGACATGGCTTGGTTAGCAGGTGACCAACAAGCTCGTGGTTTCCTACTTGGTGCAACTGCAGGCCGTACAACGCTAAACGGCGAAGGTCTACAGCACGAAGATGGCCACTCGCACATTATGGCGAACACAGTACCTAACTGTATCTCTTACGACCCAACGTTTGCTTACGAGCTAGCGGTTATCATGCAAGACGGTATCCGTCGCATGTACGGTGAGAACCAAGAGAACGTTTACTACTACCTAACAGTAATGAACGAGAACTACGCAATGCCAGCAATGCCTGAAGGCGCTGAAGAAGGCATTCGTAAGGGTATCTACAAGCTTGAGTCTTACTCTGGTACTAAGTCTAAAGTTCAGCTAATGAGCTCTGGTACTATCATGAACGAAGCGCGTAAAGCCGCTAAGATCTTGAGCGAAGAGTACGGCGTAGCATCTGACGTGTTCTCTGTAACGTCGTTCAACGAACTGACTCGTGACGGCCAAGCGGTAGAGCGTGACAACATGCTTCACCCAGAAGCTGAAGATAAAGTACCGTACATCACAACTGTTCTTGGTAACGAGCCTGCAATCGCAGTAACCGATTACATGAAGAACTACGCTGAGCAAGTACGTGCATTCATGCCTTCTGAGTCTTACAAAGTACTTGGTACTGACGGTTTCGGTCGTTCAGACAGCCGTGAAAATCTACGTCGTCACTTTGAAGTAAATGCAGGCTACGTTGTAGTTGCTGCGCTTACTGAACTGGCTAAACGTGGTGATGTTGAGAAATCAGTAGTTGCTGAAGCAATTGCTAAATTCGGCATCGACGCAGACAAAATTAACCCGCAATACGCATAA
- the pdhR gene encoding pyruvate dehydrogenase complex transcriptional repressor PdhR — translation MAYQRIRQPKLSDVIEQELERLIVEGTLAPGQQLPPERELAKQFDVSRPSIREAIQRLEAKRLLTRRQGGGTFVSENIWKSFSDPLLNLLSSHSETQLDLLESRHAMEGISAYFAALRGTDEDFARIQACQEKIRGAQDKGDIEAESAAVMAFLIALTEAAHNVVLLHIVRSLAPLLEQNVLENLKLLHRRKDVVEKVSIHRANIVDAIVSGQPEQAREMSHSHLAYIEETLMDLTKEESRRERSLRRIQQGK, via the coding sequence ATGGCTTATCAAAGGATTCGTCAGCCAAAACTCTCGGACGTTATCGAACAAGAGTTAGAAAGGTTGATAGTGGAAGGAACACTGGCTCCAGGGCAGCAGCTGCCGCCTGAGCGCGAACTGGCGAAACAGTTCGATGTGTCTCGTCCTTCAATCCGAGAAGCGATACAACGTTTAGAAGCAAAACGCTTGCTTACTCGCCGTCAAGGTGGAGGTACGTTTGTTAGCGAAAATATCTGGAAAAGCTTTTCAGATCCTTTGCTTAATTTGTTGTCCTCCCATTCTGAAACCCAACTCGACTTGTTGGAATCGCGTCATGCGATGGAAGGGATTTCGGCTTACTTCGCGGCATTACGTGGCACTGATGAAGACTTTGCTCGAATTCAAGCATGCCAAGAAAAAATTCGCGGTGCGCAAGATAAGGGTGATATTGAAGCCGAATCTGCAGCTGTGATGGCATTTCTTATTGCTTTAACAGAGGCAGCGCACAATGTGGTGTTACTGCACATTGTTCGTAGCTTGGCTCCGTTGCTCGAACAAAACGTCTTAGAAAATTTAAAGCTGTTGCATCGTCGTAAAGACGTTGTGGAGAAAGTGAGTATACATCGAGCTAACATTGTGGATGCGATCGTTTCAGGACAGCCAGAACAGGCACGTGAAATGTCACACTCTCATTTAGCTTACATCGAAGAAACATTGATGGATTTGACCAAAGAAGAATCGCGCCGCGAACGTTCTTTACGTCGAATCCAACAGGGTAAATAG
- the ampD gene encoding 1,6-anhydro-N-acetylmuramyl-L-alanine amidase AmpD: MGKVTSYCASRKESETKMTISSNGWYDNARHVPSPYFDARPSVEDISLLVVHNISLPPGEFGGPYIEQFFTGKLNPAEHPFFQVIHQMAVSAHCLIRRDGEVVQFVSFLDRAWHAGQSSFAGRERCNDYSIGIELEGSDFVAYTEQQYQSLSQLTDTLMSNFPEITEQRITGHQYIAPLRKTDPGLVFDWQKFKGKLKA; encoded by the coding sequence ATGGGCAAAGTCACATCTTATTGTGCTAGCAGAAAAGAAAGTGAGACCAAGATGACGATCAGCTCCAACGGATGGTACGACAACGCTCGGCATGTTCCTTCCCCGTATTTTGATGCTAGGCCTAGCGTCGAAGATATTTCTCTGCTGGTGGTTCACAATATTAGTTTGCCTCCCGGTGAGTTTGGAGGCCCGTATATTGAACAATTTTTCACTGGCAAATTGAACCCTGCTGAACACCCGTTTTTTCAGGTGATTCACCAAATGGCCGTGTCTGCACATTGTTTGATTCGTCGTGATGGTGAAGTGGTGCAGTTTGTTTCGTTCTTAGACCGAGCTTGGCACGCTGGCCAATCGAGCTTTGCTGGACGTGAAAGGTGTAATGATTACTCTATTGGTATTGAACTTGAGGGCAGTGACTTTGTGGCTTATACCGAGCAGCAGTATCAATCCTTGTCGCAGCTGACTGATACTCTAATGTCGAATTTTCCAGAGATCACAGAACAACGGATCACTGGCCATCAATATATAGCGCCTCTGCGTAAAACTGACCCTGGCTTGGTGTTCGATTGGCAGAAATTTAAAGGAAAGCTCAAAGCTTAA
- the nadC gene encoding carboxylating nicotinate-nucleotide diphosphorylase, producing the protein MKNTHNSHQRLDYLKEQLPLEITRAVAETIREDLGGTLDPAADITASLIPADAINSATIITREHGVFCGKAWANEVFEQLGGEVTIEWNVEDGDKVEPNQTLCTLTGPARALLTGERNAMNFIQTLSGCATATAIYADKIKHTECRLLDTRKTIPGLRSALKYAVACGGGFNHRIGVFDAYLIKENHIIACGGIEKAISTAKELNPGKPVEVETESLEELEQAINAGADIIMLDNFTTDMMREAVKINAGRAALENSGNVTLDTIAEFAETGVDYISVGALTKHLKAMDLSMRFKA; encoded by the coding sequence ATGAAAAACACACATAACAGCCACCAACGCCTTGACTACTTAAAAGAGCAACTGCCTCTAGAGATCACTCGTGCAGTCGCTGAGACTATCCGAGAAGATCTAGGCGGAACACTCGATCCAGCGGCTGATATTACGGCAAGTCTAATCCCAGCAGACGCAATCAACAGCGCGACCATCATTACCCGTGAACACGGCGTGTTCTGTGGTAAAGCTTGGGCTAATGAAGTGTTTGAGCAATTGGGCGGTGAAGTAACGATCGAGTGGAATGTAGAAGATGGCGACAAGGTTGAACCAAACCAAACGCTTTGTACTTTAACTGGCCCAGCACGCGCGCTACTAACGGGCGAGCGTAACGCAATGAACTTCATTCAAACACTGTCTGGTTGTGCGACAGCAACAGCTATCTACGCTGACAAGATTAAACACACAGAGTGCCGTCTGTTAGATACTCGTAAAACGATTCCAGGCCTACGTAGCGCACTAAAATACGCTGTGGCTTGTGGTGGCGGTTTCAATCATCGTATTGGTGTATTCGATGCTTACCTAATCAAAGAAAACCACATCATCGCCTGTGGTGGCATTGAGAAAGCTATCTCTACGGCAAAAGAGCTTAACCCAGGTAAGCCTGTAGAAGTTGAAACAGAAAGCCTAGAAGAGTTAGAGCAAGCAATCAACGCTGGCGCAGACATCATCATGCTAGACAACTTCACTACCGACATGATGCGTGAAGCGGTTAAAATTAACGCTGGCCGTGCCGCATTAGAGAACTCAGGCAATGTAACTCTAGACACTATCGCAGAGTTTGCTGAAACGGGTGTTGATTACATCTCGGTAGGCGCACTCACTAAGCACTTAAAAGCGATGGATTTATCTATGAGATTCAAAGCTTAA
- a CDS encoding IS3 family transposase (programmed frameshift) codes for MTTSNNTYVKRTQRDYTLGFKLQVVAAVERGDMTYKQAQTIYGIQGRSTVLTWLRKHGKMNWAQTPRMNTMHQSKPKESPAQKIKRLEKELEDEKIKNLFLNRVVDILDAEHGTSLRKKYLAKGARSLQEQDGISLVRVCKLCGITRQSVYQREKRAVHRQLELKPIKQMVLDIRRYMPRVGTRKLYFLLKPKLQEQGIKLGRDALFNYLRDERLLVRPKRSFTKTTNSKHWMKKHPNLLKNYKPCNPEGVLVSDITYIQSDEGVHYLSLVTDAFSRKIMGYELSNEMKATDVVKALDMAVKGRQYHCSCIHHSDRGLQYCSGVYQDKLKSSGIIPSMTDGYDCYQNALAERVNGILKQEFLLDKCKNLGELKQLVKESISTYNNMRPHLSLRMKTPNEVHEKSQQLTLLA; via the exons ATGACTACTTCAAATAATACCTACGTTAAGCGCACTCAGCGTGATTACACACTAGGCTTTAAATTACAGGTCGTCGCCGCTGTAGAAAGAGGCGATATGACATATAAACAAGCCCAAACCATTTATGGTATCCAAGGCCGTTCAACTGTTTTAACTTGGCTTCGAAAGCACGGTAAGATGAATTGGGCGCAAACTCCAAGGATGAATACCATGCACCAATCTAAGCCTAAAGAGTCACCAGCACAGAAAATAAAGCGCCTTGAGAAAGAGCTGGAAGACGAAAAAATAAAGAATCTCTTTTTAAATAGAGTGGTTGATATTCTTGATGCTGAACACGGAACTAGCCTCAGAAAAAAGTATCTCGCCAAGG GAGCAAGAAGTCTTCAAGAACAGGACGGAATAAGTTTAGTTCGAGTATGTAAGCTATGCGGGATAACGAGACAAAGCGTTTATCAACGAGAAAAGCGAGCTGTTCATCGCCAGTTAGAACTTAAACCCATCAAACAAATGGTGTTGGATATTAGACGTTATATGCCTCGGGTTGGCACTAGGAAACTCTACTTTTTACTTAAGCCAAAGTTGCAAGAACAAGGTATCAAGCTAGGTCGAGATGCTCTTTTCAACTACTTACGTGATGAACGATTATTGGTAAGACCTAAACGTAGTTTTACAAAAACGACAAACAGTAAGCATTGGATGAAAAAACATCCGAACTTATTAAAGAACTACAAACCATGCAATCCAGAGGGTGTGTTAGTAAGTGACATTACCTATATCCAATCAGATGAAGGTGTTCACTATCTCTCATTGGTAACTGATGCGTTTAGTCGGAAAATTATGGGCTACGAGCTGAGCAACGAAATGAAGGCGACGGATGTTGTGAAAGCGCTAGATATGGCTGTTAAGGGACGTCAATATCATTGTTCGTGTATCCATCACTCTGATCGTGGTCTCCAGTACTGCTCAGGTGTTTATCAAGATAAGTTGAAAAGTAGCGGCATAATCCCCTCGATGACAGACGGTTATGACTGCTACCAAAATGCATTAGCAGAGAGAGTAAATGGAATACTGAAACAAGAGTTCTTACTTGATAAGTGTAAAAACCTCGGAGAGCTTAAACAACTAGTAAAAGAGTCTATAAGTACCTATAACAACATGAGGCCGCACCTTAGCCTTAGGATGAAAACTCCAAATGAGGTGCATGAAAAAAGCCAACAGCTGACGCTATTGGCTTAG
- a CDS encoding pilin, translating into MNNKSKRTNQKGFTLIELMIVVAIIGVLSAVAIPAYKNYVQKTEVASATATVRGLLTNIDMYQQENGNTFPTDITKVGGTAAMNALGSITLATAVSGGTATFGFSEGSLKGSTASVQFKKNNDSGWVCASKNVPSESRPNSCTATY; encoded by the coding sequence ATGAATAACAAAAGTAAAAGAACAAATCAGAAAGGTTTCACACTGATTGAATTGATGATTGTGGTAGCGATTATTGGTGTTTTATCTGCAGTGGCAATACCTGCTTATAAAAACTATGTCCAAAAAACAGAAGTCGCATCTGCTACTGCTACTGTAAGAGGTTTACTTACAAATATTGATATGTACCAACAAGAAAATGGGAATACATTTCCAACAGATATTACTAAAGTTGGCGGAACAGCAGCAATGAATGCTCTGGGTTCTATAACATTAGCTACAGCAGTCAGTGGCGGGACCGCTACATTTGGTTTTAGTGAAGGCTCATTAAAAGGTAGCACTGCTAGCGTTCAGTTTAAAAAGAATAATGATTCAGGTTGGGTATGTGCATCCAAAAATGTCCCTTCAGAATCAAGGCCGAACAGCTGTACTGCGACCTATTAA
- the pilB gene encoding type IV-A pilus assembly ATPase PilB has product MLTNLPTVLRQAGLLSLTQEQAVAEHVQASGISTPEALLVLDFFSGDSLANNIKTIFGLPLVQFANTDYESLCEQLGLRELITKYHAIPISVSSSTLTLASADPTDLQAEDDFRFATGLQIELVVANYSELEGAIRKLYGRSISGQDSKRKEITQDELANLVKVSDDEITSIEDLSQDDSPVSRFINQILVDAVRKGASDIHFEPYEEHYRVRLRCDGILVEIQQPASHLSRRLSARLKILAKLDIAERRLPQDGRIKLRLNDELAIDMRVSTLPTLWGEKIVLRLLDSSAANLDIDKLGYSEAQKALYLNALKRPQGMILMTGPTGSGKTVSLYTGLRVLNTSERNISTAEDPVEINLCGINQVQVTPKIGFGFAEALRSFLRQDPDIVMVGEIRDLETAEIAIKASQTGHLVLSTLHTNSAAETVTRLAHMGIEPFNLASSLSLIIAQRLARRLCNHCKTADDSPDIYLRHSIPNSQTIYKANSQGCNECNQGYSGRVGIYEVMPFTDKLKTSLINKPNALAIEDLARREGMRTLQESGLDKLLEGTTSYQELQRVLYI; this is encoded by the coding sequence GTGCTCACTAACCTCCCAACCGTTCTACGTCAGGCTGGTTTACTTAGCCTGACTCAGGAACAAGCCGTGGCGGAACATGTACAAGCTTCAGGTATTTCGACACCTGAAGCTTTGCTCGTTCTGGATTTCTTCAGCGGCGATTCCTTAGCAAACAACATTAAAACCATCTTCGGCTTACCGTTAGTACAATTTGCCAATACGGACTATGAATCCTTGTGCGAACAGTTAGGGCTTCGCGAGCTAATCACTAAATATCACGCTATTCCGATTTCAGTTTCTAGCTCCACTCTTACACTCGCTTCTGCCGACCCTACGGATTTACAAGCTGAAGATGACTTTCGATTCGCAACCGGATTACAGATTGAATTGGTTGTCGCTAATTACTCTGAATTAGAAGGCGCAATACGAAAGCTGTATGGCCGTTCTATTTCTGGGCAAGATTCCAAGCGGAAAGAGATCACCCAAGATGAGTTAGCTAACCTCGTGAAGGTATCTGACGACGAAATAACGTCGATTGAAGATCTCAGCCAAGACGACTCCCCTGTCAGTCGCTTTATCAATCAGATTCTGGTTGATGCGGTGCGTAAAGGTGCTTCTGATATTCACTTCGAACCCTACGAAGAACACTACCGAGTGCGCCTACGTTGCGATGGTATATTGGTTGAAATCCAACAGCCCGCCTCTCATTTAAGCCGTCGCCTGTCAGCTCGCTTAAAGATTCTCGCTAAACTCGATATTGCCGAACGTCGCTTACCTCAAGATGGTCGTATTAAACTGCGTTTAAATGACGAACTGGCAATTGATATGCGTGTATCTACGCTGCCAACATTGTGGGGAGAAAAGATCGTACTGCGATTGCTTGATAGCAGTGCGGCCAATCTCGATATCGATAAGCTCGGTTACAGCGAGGCTCAAAAAGCCCTCTACCTCAATGCACTAAAGCGCCCGCAAGGGATGATCTTAATGACCGGGCCAACCGGCAGCGGTAAAACGGTTTCTCTTTATACTGGGCTTCGCGTGCTTAACACCTCTGAACGTAACATCTCAACAGCTGAAGACCCAGTAGAAATTAACCTGTGTGGCATAAATCAAGTACAAGTGACGCCTAAGATTGGCTTTGGTTTCGCCGAGGCACTACGATCGTTTTTACGACAAGACCCAGACATCGTGATGGTTGGAGAAATCCGAGATTTAGAAACCGCTGAAATCGCGATCAAAGCATCGCAAACAGGTCACTTAGTGCTTTCTACACTGCACACCAATTCTGCTGCTGAAACCGTAACTCGGCTTGCTCACATGGGAATTGAACCCTTTAATCTTGCTTCGTCTTTAAGCTTGATTATTGCTCAGCGTCTTGCGAGGCGCTTGTGTAACCACTGTAAAACCGCAGACGACTCACCAGACATTTATCTGCGCCACTCTATCCCAAACAGCCAAACCATCTACAAAGCCAACTCTCAAGGCTGTAATGAGTGTAACCAAGGTTACTCAGGTCGAGTGGGTATCTATGAAGTGATGCCGTTTACCGACAAGCTAAAAACCAGCCTTATCAACAAACCCAATGCGCTAGCGATTGAAGATCTCGCGCGTCGAGAAGGCATGCGCACTCTGCAAGAGTCAGGTCTGGATAAATTGCTTGAAGGCACCACCAGCTATCAAGAGCTGCAACGTGTTCTGTACATATAA
- a CDS encoding type II secretion system F family protein gives MSSKSKQSQLKSYHWKGINSSGKKVSGQTLALTELEVREKLKEQHIQIKKIKKKSISAITRITHRVKAKDITILTRQLATMLATGVPIVQAIKLVSDNHRKAEMKSILSHICKGVEAGTPISKAMRTASRHFDDLYTDLVATGELSGNLAQVFERLATYREKSEQLKAKVVKALIYPAMVVIVALTVSYLMLTIVIPEFESMFSGFGADLPWFTQQVLHLSHWMQAYSFYAAVSIGLVVLIIYQLCQRSHSIRLSVSRLGLRFPVLGGIMAKASIAKFSRTLSTSFSSGIPILMSLKTTAKTAGNLHYESAIIEVHRETAAGMPMYIAMRNTNAFPEMVLQMVMIGEESGNLDDMLNKVASIYEFEVDNTVDNLGKILEPLIIVFLGTVVGGLVVAMYLPIFNLMSVLG, from the coding sequence ATGAGTAGCAAGTCCAAACAGTCACAATTAAAAAGCTATCACTGGAAAGGCATTAACAGCTCTGGCAAGAAAGTGTCTGGGCAGACCTTAGCACTTACTGAATTAGAAGTACGGGAAAAGCTCAAAGAACAGCATATCCAGATTAAGAAAATCAAAAAGAAAAGTATCTCCGCAATCACTCGCATAACACACCGAGTCAAAGCCAAGGACATCACTATTTTGACGAGACAGCTTGCTACCATGCTCGCTACGGGTGTGCCTATCGTGCAAGCCATAAAGTTGGTATCAGATAACCATCGTAAAGCAGAAATGAAATCGATTTTATCGCATATCTGCAAAGGTGTAGAAGCCGGAACGCCAATCTCAAAAGCAATGCGAACCGCAAGCCGTCACTTTGATGATCTCTATACTGATTTAGTCGCGACAGGAGAGCTCTCCGGCAATCTTGCACAAGTATTCGAACGCTTAGCGACCTATCGTGAAAAAAGTGAACAGTTAAAAGCTAAGGTGGTGAAAGCGCTTATCTATCCAGCAATGGTGGTCATCGTTGCACTGACTGTTTCTTATTTAATGCTGACTATAGTGATTCCGGAATTTGAGTCGATGTTTTCAGGCTTCGGTGCTGATCTACCATGGTTTACTCAACAGGTACTCCATCTTTCTCACTGGATGCAGGCTTACAGTTTTTATGCGGCTGTAAGCATCGGGCTTGTTGTCCTGATTATTTACCAACTGTGTCAGCGCTCCCACTCGATCAGACTGTCTGTTAGCCGGTTAGGATTACGTTTCCCAGTTCTTGGTGGAATAATGGCAAAGGCCTCTATCGCCAAGTTCAGCCGCACCTTATCAACCAGCTTTAGCTCTGGTATTCCCATCTTAATGAGCCTCAAAACCACCGCAAAGACTGCAGGCAATCTGCATTATGAATCGGCAATCATCGAGGTTCACCGTGAGACTGCCGCAGGCATGCCGATGTACATTGCAATGCGCAATACCAATGCCTTCCCGGAGATGGTGTTACAGATGGTGATGATTGGTGAAGAGTCAGGTAACCTTGATGATATGCTGAATAAAGTCGCTTCCATCTATGAGTTTGAAGTCGACAATACCGTCGACAACTTAGGCAAAATTTTAGAGCCACTGATCATCGTGTTTTTAGGTACGGTTGTGGGTGGGCTTGTTGTCGCGATGTACTTACCAATCTTTAATCTTATGAGTGTGTTAGGATAG
- a CDS encoding prepilin peptidase translates to MEVFHYYPWLFPVLAFIFSLLIGSFLNVVIHRLPIMMEREWQQECSEYFSQYKIPAPEGKFNLSIPRSTCPKCKTQLRIVDNIPVLSWLFLKGKCHSCANPISARYPLVELLTAILCTVVASHFGFSYYAIALIFFTFALITATFIDLDTMLLPDQITLPLVWSGIALALFNISPVSLQDSVVGAMAGYLALWSVYWLFKLLTGKEGMGYGDFKLLAALGAWLGWQHLPMIILLSSLVGLVFGLIQLRLKQQGIDKAFPFGPYLAIAGWVSLMWGNDIMGWYFTSVLGI, encoded by the coding sequence ATGGAAGTATTTCACTACTATCCTTGGCTATTCCCCGTATTAGCTTTCATTTTTAGCCTTCTTATCGGTAGCTTCCTCAACGTGGTCATACATCGTTTACCGATTATGATGGAGCGAGAGTGGCAACAAGAGTGCTCGGAGTATTTCTCTCAATATAAAATTCCAGCACCAGAGGGAAAGTTTAATCTCAGCATTCCTCGTTCTACCTGTCCGAAATGCAAAACCCAATTAAGAATCGTCGACAATATTCCAGTCTTAAGCTGGTTGTTCTTAAAGGGCAAGTGCCACAGTTGTGCTAACCCAATCAGTGCTCGCTACCCTTTGGTCGAACTGCTTACGGCGATACTTTGTACCGTAGTCGCTAGCCACTTTGGTTTCAGTTATTACGCGATTGCGCTGATATTTTTCACCTTTGCTTTGATTACCGCGACCTTTATCGATCTCGATACTATGTTATTGCCAGATCAAATCACCTTGCCTTTAGTTTGGTCTGGTATCGCTTTAGCACTGTTTAATATCAGCCCGGTATCGCTGCAAGATTCCGTCGTTGGAGCGATGGCTGGTTACCTAGCGCTTTGGTCTGTTTATTGGCTGTTCAAGCTATTAACAGGCAAAGAAGGCATGGGTTACGGTGATTTTAAATTGTTAGCTGCATTAGGGGCGTGGCTTGGTTGGCAACATCTACCAATGATCATCCTTTTATCTTCGCTTGTTGGTCTTGTGTTTGGTTTGATTCAACTTCGCTTGAAACAGCAAGGCATAGATAAAGCCTTTCCGTTTGGCCCCTACCTTGCGATTGCGGGATGGGTAAGCTTGATGTGGGGTAACGACATCATGGGTTGGTATTTCACTTCTGTACTAGGAATTTAA